In Streptomyces sp. NBC_00683, the DNA window GGTCTGGCGCCGCAAACGCCTGCTGACCAGTGCCGATCCGCCCGCGGCCAGCAACAGGGCGACACCGCCCGCTGCGAGGATCACCGGCAGCTGGTGCTCCACCACACTGGTCACCTTGTCCACCGTGACCCCCACGGTGACGAGGCCGACCGCGACACCGTTCGTGTCGAAGACGGCCACCGTCGAGTCGACCGCCTTCCCCAGGCTGCTGTCGAAGGTGGTCTGGTGGGGCTCGCCTTCGAGCGCCTGGCCGTAGGAGGTGGAGACGTGCTTCCCGATCTGGTCCGGATCCGGGTGGGTCCACCGGAAGCCGTAGGGGCTCAGCGCCACGACGTAGTCGACGCCGGTCTTCATCCGCAACGCCTCGGCATGTGGCTGGAGCGCCGCCGTCGGGTCATCGCTCTTCATCGCCGCGGCGGTGCCTGGGGCGTTCGCGAACGACTCGGCCGCCACCAGTGACCGGTCGCCGGCCTCCTGGATCGCGCGGTTGCGGTCCTGGATCACGAGCGCCACCACGGCCGTGGCGATGAGCAGCAGGACGACCCCCAGCTGCAGCAGGAAGACCTGAGTGGCGACGCTGCGCGGCCTCAGCGACGACAGCAACCTGCGGCCGGCCGAACGGTGACGGGCCTCCGGGCCGGGTTCCGGCGGCCCGGCCGTCGGCGGCACACGGTCGCGCCGTCGGCCCGCCGGCCCGTATCGCCCAAGTTTGCCCATTTTCCAAGTATCCGTGACCTGCCCGTCCGGCGCGGCTCAGGACGGGCCGTGCCATTGCCGACCGGATACGTCAGGAACGACAAAAAACCGGTGAGTCATATGACTCACCGGTAATTCGCATCTGGTGTCCGAGGGGGGACTTGAACCCCCACGCCCGATAAAGGGCACTAGCACCTCAAGCTAGCGCGTCTGCCATTCCGCCACCCGGACAAGGTGTCTGTCGTTCACGGCGTGTTCCCCGTGGCGACAAAGAAAACAATACCAGGGGTTTGGGGTGCCTCTCACCTGCATTTTCGGTGGTCAGTGCGGTGCGGGCGGGGACGGAGCGCCGACCGGCGGCCGGCACGCGCCGACGCGCGTACGGTCTGTCGCCTGCCGTGTACGAGGAGTCGTCCGGGCTACCTTCGCGGGCATGACTGGCACGTACGGCACGAGTGGCAAGAGCGGCACGACCGATCGCACCGGGCTGACGCCCCGCGTCTCGCAGCCCCGCGCGCTGGCCTCCCTGCGCGAGCGTCTGCGCGACACGTTCTGGTTCGCGCCGACGGTGGGGCTGGCCTGCGCCTTCGCCCTGTGGTGGGTCCTCTCCGAGGTGGACACGAAGATCGTCACCTACCTGAAGGAAGAGGAGGCGTACGAGGAGCTCGGGGACCTCCTCTCCTTCGCCGAGGACGCCAGGCTGATCGTCACGACGATCAGCGCGGCCATGATGACGTTCATCGGGGTCGTCTTCAGCATCTCGCTCGTGGCCGTGCAGATGGCGAGCGGACAGCTCACTCCGCGCGTGGTCCGGATCTTCGTGCGGAGCCGGATCAGCAAGCTCACGCTGACGGTGTTCCTGGCGACGTTCGCGTTCTCGCTGCTGGTCCTGACGTCGTACGAGGGAGGGGCGGCCGCGAATCCGCGGCGGATCACCTCCGTACCGGTGCTGCAGAGCATGCTGACGCTGGGCATGGTCGGCCTGAGCCTGCTGCTGTTCATCGCTTTCGTCTCTTCCACGCTGCGGCTGATGCAGGTCGGCCCCGTCCTCGACCGCATCACGGGTGAGGCGGTCCGGGCCCTGGAGCACCAGCCCGGAGGCGAGCACGGGGAAGCCCTGCTCGGGCCCGCGACGGCGTGGGTCGTGTACCGGGAGCGGGCGGGGGTGGTGAGGGATGTGAATGTGGCCCGGCTGGTGCGGGCCGCGCGCCGGCATGGGGTGGTACTGCGGCTGATCCCGCGGACCGGGGACTTCCTGGTGCCGGGGACGCCGCTGCTGGCCGTGCACGGTGGGGCCGCGCCACCCTCGCGCGCCCTGAGGCACACCGTCGGTGTCGGGGTCGAGCGGACGGTGCACCAGGATCCGGCGTTCGGGCTGCGGCAGTTGTCGGACATCGCCCTGCGTGCCCTGTCGCCGTCCGTGAACGATCCGACCACAGCGGTGCAGTGCCTCGACCGGATCGTGCAGTTCCTCTCGGTCGCCGTGCGCCTGCCGCTCGGGCAGCTGCACCACCGGGACCGGCGGGGTGCTGTGCGGCTCGTCCAGGAGGTGCCGGGGTGGCCGGATCTCGTGGACCTCGCGTTCGAGGAGATCCGGGGGCACGCGGCCGGCAGTCCGCAGGTCACGCGGCGGATGCTGGCCGGCCTCGACGATCTGCTGCTCCTCGCGGCCGAGGAGCGGAGGAAGCCGCTGCTCAGGCACCGTGCGCTCCTGGTGGGGGCGGTGGAGCGGACGGTGCCCGAGGCTGCCGGGCGGGCCTTCGCCCTGGACCCGGACCGTCAGGGGATCGGCTGACGCCGCGGGCCGGTCACGGCATCAGGTGGTGGTCGGGGAAGTTGCCGGGCAGCCGCTCCCCCGCCGGGCCCTCGGTCACTGCCCGTACGAGCAGCTCGCCGCCCACGAAGGCGCCCCGCCACGAGGCGCCGAAGCCGCCGAAGAGCTCGTCGCGGTCGCCCCGCGAACGGGGCTTGCCGTGTCCGGTCTTGAAGGCGCGGATCTGCGGGGCCAGTCGCTCGTACGTGGCCGGGTCGTCCGTGGACAGGGTGGCCACCAGCGCCCCGTTGGAGGCGTTCATGGCCGCCAGGAGCTCCGCCTCCGTATCGACCAGAACGATCGTGTCGACCGGGCCGAAGGGTTCCGCGTGGTGCAGCGGGGAGGAGGAGGGAGGGTTGAGCAGCGTGACGGGGTGGAGGTAGGCGCTGGTGTCCTGGCCGGGGAGGAACCGGGCATCCGCGACGGAGCCGTGGTGGAGGGGAACGGCTCCCCTGTCGATCGCCTCGGCCACCTGGTCGGCCAGCTCCTTGGCCTTCGCGGCGTTGATGAGCGGGCCGAAGTCCAGGTCGGGCAGCGGATCGGTGGGGTGCTCCACCGCGAGGGGGTGGCCGGTGCGGAGGCCGCGGACGGCGGGGAGGTAGGCGGCCAGGAAGTCCGCGAAGAGCGTGCGCTGGACGACGAAGCGCGGGTAGGCCGTGCAGCGCTGCTTGCCGTAGTCGAAGAGCTTCGGAATGACGGCGGTGAGGGACGGCCAGTCCGAGTAGTTCCAGATGCCCCAGGTGTTGAGGCCCTCCTGTTCGAGGATGTGCCGCTTGCCCAGGTCGGCGACCGCGGTGGCGATACGGGCGCCGGTGTCGCGGCCTCCGACGAAGGAGACGCAGCCGATCTCGGGCGAGCGGACGAGGGGGGCCGACAGTTCGCTGCCGCTCCCGCTGACGAGGGTGAGCGGGATGCCCTCGCGGGCGGCGAGTGCGCAGGCCAGGGTGAGGCAGGCGACGCCACCGTCGGTGGGCGTCTTGGCGATCACCGCGTTGCCGGCCAGTGCCTGCACGAGCATCGCGTGGACCAGTACGGACATGGGGTAGTTCCAGCTGGCGATGTTGGAGACCGGGCCGGGCAGAGGGGTCCTGGCGGCAAGGAGCCGGTCCATGTGGTCGGCGTACCAGCGGACACCGTCGATGGCTCGGTCGACGTCGGCCCGGGCGAGGCGCCAGGGTTTGCCGATCTCCCAGACGAGGAGGAGGGCGAGGAGCTCGCGGTGCTCGGCCAGTGCGTCGAGGGCGGCGCCCACGCGGGCGCGGCGTTCGGGGAGGGGGATGTGGCGCCAGGCGCGGTGCTGGTCGAGGGAGGCCCGTACGGCCTGTTGGGCGGTCGTCGCGTCCAGGCGGGGCGGTCCGACGATGGGGGTGTTGTCGACGGGGCTGGTGGCGGGGAGGGTGCGGCCGTCCTGGTGCCAGGTGGCGGCCCATAGGTTGCGGACGTGGTCGTCCTGGAAGGCCTCGGGGGCGGCGGCGCGTGCGCGTTGCCAGGCTTCGGGCCAGGTGGTGTGGGGTTTGAGGGTGAGGGTGCTGGGTGCTGGGGGTTTCATGGGTCTCCGCTCTCGGTGCACGTACGCGGGCGGGGGGTGTGTTGCGGTTGTGGTGCGGGGGCGGTTGTCGTGCGGGGGCCGGAGCGGGTGGGGCGCCTGCGGCGGGCGTTGTCCCCTCCCCGCCCCTTCCCGTAACCGGGGCTCCGCCCCGGGCCCCGGGCCTCAATCGCCGGACGGGCTTGAAGATGCCCTCACAGGTGAGTTCAGGTTGCTCGCAGCCGTTCCTCCACCAGTCGTGCCGTTTCCGTCGGGGTGGCACCGACCGCTACCCCTGCGGCCTCCAGCGCCAGCTTCTTGGCGGCCGCCGTACCCGAGGAGCCCGAGACGATCGCTCCCGCGTGGCCCATCGTCTTGCCCTCGGGGGCGGTGAAGCCGGCGATGTAGCCGATCACCGGCTTGGTGATGTGCTGCGCGATGTGCGCCGCGGCCCGTTCCTCCGCGTCGCCGCCGATTTCGCCGATCAGGACGATCAGTTCGGTGTCGGGGTCGTTCTCGAAGGCTGTCAGGCAGTCGATGTGCGTCGTGCCGATCACCGGGTCGCCTCCGATGCCCACCGCCGACGAGAAGCCGGTCTCGCGGAGTTCGTGCATCAACTGGTACGTGAGGGTGCCCGACTTGGAGACCAGGCCGATGCGGCCCGGCTTGGTGGCGATGTCGGCCGGGATGATGCCCGCGTTCGACTGGCCGGGGCTGATCACGCCGGGGCAGTTGGGCCCGAGGATGCGCGTGCCGCGTGAGCGCGCGTGGGCGTGGAAGGCCACCGCGTCGTGGACGGGGATGCCCTCCGTGATGACCACGGCCAGCGCGATGCCCGCGTCGGCCGCCTCGATGACCGCCGCCCTGGCGAACGGCGGTGGGACGAACACGACGGTGACGTCCGCCCCGGTGGCATCCATTCCCTCGCGTACGGATCCGAAGACCGGGACCGTGCGGTCGTCGAAGTCCACGGTCCGGCCGGCCTTGCGCGGATTGACGCCCCCGACGATCTGGGTGCCCGCGGCGAGCATCCGCCGGGTGTGCTTCATGCCCTCGGCACCGGTCATGCCCTGGACGAGGACCTTGCTCTCCTTGGTGAGGAAGATGGCCATGATCAGTGCCCTCCCAGGGCCAGTCGGGCTGCTCGGTCTGCTGCGCCGTCCATCGTCGTGACCTGTTGGACCAGGGGGTGTGCGCGGTCGTCGAGGATCGCCCGGCCGCGGGCCGCGTTGTTGCCGTCGAGGCGTACGACCAGCGGTTTCGTCAGGTGGACGGAGTCCAGCGCCTGGACGATCCCGTCGGCGACCGCGTCGCAGGCGGTGATGCCGCCGAAGACGTTGACGAAAACGGACTTCACCGACGGGTCGGAGAGGATGACGGTGAGGCCATCGGCCATGACGCGGGCCGAGGCGCCGCCCCCGATGTCGAGGAAGTTGGCGGGCCGCGCCCCGCAGCCGGCGACCACGTCGAGGGTGGACATGACCAGTCCGGCGCCGTTGCCGATGATGCCGACCTCGCCGTCGAGCTTGACGTAGTTGAGGCCCTTGGCTGCGGCAGCTGCCTCCAGCGGGTCCCCGTGCGGGTCTGCGGCGTCCGCGCCCCGACGGGACTGCCGGAAGGCGGCGTTGTCGTCGAGTGTCACCTTTCCGTCCAGGGCGAGGATCCGGCCGTCCGCGGTACGGACCAGCGGGTTGACCTCGACCAGCAGGGCGTCCTCCTGGGTGAGTACCTGCCACAGCGCCTGGAGTACGGGGGCTGTGGCGGCGGGGAGTGCGGCGGCCTCGGCGATCTCCGCGGCCTTGGCCGCCGTCACTCCCTCGACCGGGTCGACGGGGATTCGGGCCACCGCCTCGGGACGGGTGGCCGCGACCTCCTCGATGTCCATGCCGCCCTCCGCCGAGGCGATGGCGAGGAAGGTTCCCGAGGCCCGGTCGAGGACGTAGCTCACGTAGAACTCCGCCTCGATGTCGACGGGTTGGGCGAGCATGACGGTCCGGACTCGGTGGCCCTTGATGTCCATGCCGAGGATCTGGCGTGCGGTGACGACGGCGGCCCCGGGGTCCGCCGCCACTTTCACCCCGCCCGCCTTGCCCCTGCCGCCGGTCTTCACCTGTGCCTTGACGACGACGCGGCCACCGAGCCGTTCGGCCGCCGCACGGGCCTCGGACGGGTCGTCCACGACCTCTGCGTCCGGTACGGATATGCCGTGATCCGCGAAGAGTTGCCTTGCCTGATGCTCGTACAGATCCATAGCCACTCCCGATCGTGCCGATTGTGAAAGTGCCGCACGCCCCCTGGACACCACCCACCGGATGCGGGATAACAAGCTTCATACAGTATTCGTCGACTGTATGCAATGTACCGCGAGAGCGGCGGAGCGGCTCCCGCACTCCCCTACGAAGGGACAGGACATCGCCATGCCTGAGGACAGCCACGACACCCAGAACCTCATCTCCGGTGGGCACTTGGTCGCCAAGGCACTCAAGGCGGAGGGGGTGGAGCGCATCTACACCCTCTGCGGCGGCCACATCATCGACATCTACGACGGCTGCGTCGACGAGGGCATCGAGGTCGTCGACGTACGCCACGAGCAGGTCGCCGCCCACGCAGCCGACGGCTACGCCCGCATCACCGGGAAGCCCGGATGCGCCGTCGTCACCGCGGGGCCGGGGACGACCGATGCCGTCACCGGTGTCGCCAACGCCTTCCGCGCGGAGTCACCGATGCTGCTGATCGGCGGTCAGGGGGCGCACACCCAGCACAAGATGGGCTCGCTCCAGGACCTGCCGCACGTCGACATGATGACGCCGATCACCAAGTTCGCGGCCACCGTGCCGGACACCGCGCGGGCGGCGGACATGGTGTCGATGGCGTTCCGGGAGTGCTACCACGGCGCACCCGGGCCCTCCTTCCTGGAGATCCCCCGCGATGTCCTCGACGCCAAGGTGCCGGTGGACAGGGCGCGGGTGCCCGAGGCCGGGCAGTACCGGGCCTCGACGCGCGCGGCCGGAGACCCGGCCGACATCGAGAAGCTGGCGGATCTCCTCGTCCACGCGGAGAAGCCCGCCATCCTGCTGGGCAGCCAGGTCTGGACGACGCGGGCCACGGACTCGGCCACCGAGCTGGTCCGGACCCTCAACATCCCCGCGTACATGAACGGCGCGGGCCGCGGCACCCTGCCTCCCGGCGACCCGCACCACTTCCAGCTCTCGCGGCGGTACGCGTTCTCCAACGCCGACCTCATCGTCATCGTGGGGACCCCCTTCGACTTCCGCATGGGCTACGGAAAGCGGCTCTCGCAGGACGCGACCGTCGTCCAGATCGACCTCGACTACCGCACGGTGGGCAAGAACCGCGACATCGACCTCGGGATCGTCGGCGATGCCTCACTCGTACTCAAGGCGGTCACGGAGGCGGCGAGCGGGCGCCTCAACGGCGGTTCGGTGAAGCGCAAGGCCTGGCTCGACGAGCTCCGGGCCGCCGAGCAGACGGCGATCGACAAGCGACTGCCCCAGCTCAGGTCGGACGCCTCACCCATCCATCCGTACCGGCTGGTCAGCGAGATCAACGACTTCCTGACCGAGGACTCCATCTACATCGGGGACGGCGGCGACATCGTCACCTTCTCCGGCCAGGTCGTCCAGCCCCGTACACCGGGCCACTGGATGGACCCGGGGCCCCTCGGCACGCTCGGTGTCGGCGTGCCCTTCGTCCTGGCCGCCAAGCAGGCCAGGCCCGACAAGGAGGTCGTGGCGCTCTTCGGCGACGGCGCGTTCTCCCTGACCGGCTGGGACTTCGAGACGCTGGTCCGCTACAAGCTCCCGTTCGTCGGGATCGTCGGCAACAACTCCTCGATGAACCAGATCCGTTACGGCCAGAAGGCCAAGTACGGCGACGAGCGCGAGCGGGTCGGCAACACCCTCGGCGACGTCCACTACGACAAGTTCGCCCAGATGCTCGGCGGTTACGGCGAAGAGGTGCGCGACCCCGCGGACATCGCCCCCGCGCTGCAGCGGGCGCGCGAGTCGGGGCTGCCCTCGCTCATCAACGTCTGGGTCGACCCCGACGCGTACGCCCCCGGAACGATGAACCAGACCATGTACAAGTAGCAGAGGAGCCGTTGGCATGACCAAAGCTCTTGAGGGCGTACGCGTCCTCGACATGACGCACGTACAGTCCGGTCCCTCCGCCACACAGCTGCTCGCCTGGCTCGGTGCGGACGTGGTCAAGCTGGAGGCGCCGAGCGGCGACATCACCCGCAAGCAGTTGCGGGATCTGCCAGACGTCGACTCCCTCTACTTCACGATGCTCAACTGCAACAAGCGGAGCATCACCCTCAACACGAAGAGCGAGCGCGGCAAGGAGATCCTGACCGAGCTCATCCGGCGCAGCGATGTGATGGTCGAGAACTTCGGCCCCGGCGCCGTGGACCGCATGGGGTTCACCTGGGAGAGGATCCAGGAGATCAACCCCCGGATCGTCTATGCCTCCATCAAGGGCTTCGGCGACGGGCCGTACACCAACTTCAAGGCGTACGAGGTCGTCGCGCAGGCCATGGGCGGTTCGATGTCGACCACCGGCTTCGAGGACGGGCCACCGCTCGCCACCGGTGCGCAGATCGGCGACTCGGGCACCGGTGTCCACGCGGTGGCCGGCATCCTCGCCGCGCTGTTCCAGCGGGAGAACACCGGGCGCGGGCAGCGGGTGAACGTGGCGATGCAGCACGCCGTGCTCAACCTCTGCCGGGTGAAGCTGCGTGACCAGCAGCGCCTGGCTCACGGGCCGCTCGCCGAGTACCCCAACGCCCAGGACACCGCCGAGGCCGACGAGGTGCCGCGCAGCGGCAACGCCAGCGGCGGCGGCCAGCCGGGATGGGCGGTGAAGTGCGCACCGGGCGGCCCCAACGACTACGTGTACGTCATCGTGCAGCCCGTCGGCTGGAAGCCCCTGTCCGCGCTGATCGGCAGGCCGGAGCTGGCGGAGGACCCCGAGTGGGCATCGCCGGAGTCCCGGCTGCCGAAGCTCGGAAAGATGTTCCAGCTGATCGAGGAATGGTCGGCCACGCTCCCCAAGTGGGAGGTCCTGGAGCAGCTGAACGCGCACAACATCCCGTGCGGCCCGATCCTCTCCACGAAGGAGATCGTCGAGGACGAGTCCCTGGCCGCCAACGAGATGGTGGTGCGCGTCGACCATCCGGAGCGCGGCACGTTCACCACGGTCGGCAGCCCGCTGAAGCTGTCCGACTCCCCCGTCGAGATCCTCACGTCCCCGCTGCTCGGTGAGCACAACGCCGAGGTGTACGTCGGCGAACTGGGCCTGGGTGACGAGGAACTGCTGCTGCTGAAGACGAACGGAGTCATCTGAGCATGGCCGGAACAGTCGAAGAGAAGGAACAGCTACGGGTACGGGCGCTGCTCGACGCCGTCCGGAGCGAGGGGCGCAGCGCGCTCACCGCACCGGAGGGAAAGGTCGTCGCCGACGCGTACGGCATCGCCGTCCCGGGCGAGGAGCTGGCCCGGGACGTCGAGGAGGCCGTGGCGTTCGCCGCCCGCCTCGGCGGGTCCGTCGTACTGAAGATCGTCTCCCCCGACATCCTGCACAAGACGGATGCGGGCGGGGTCGTCGTCGGGGTCTCGGGTGCCGCGGAGGTGCGTTCCGCCTTCCGCCGGATCGTCGAGAACGCGCAGGCGTACGCACCGGACGCCCGGATCGACGGCGTGCAGGTCCAGCAGCTCGTTCCGCCGGGCCAGGAGGTCATCATCGGTGCGGTCACCGACCCGACGTTCGGGAAGGTGGTCGCGTTCGGGCTCGGCGGGGTACTGGTGGAGGTCCTCAAGGACATCACCTTCCGGCTGGCTCCCGTCACCGCGGACGAGGCGCAGTCGATGCTCGACTCGATCGGCGCCGCGGAGATCCTCCGGGGCGTGCGCGGCGCGCCACCGGTCGACCGGTGGGCGCTGGCCGAGCAGATCCGGCGGGTCTCCCGGCTGGTCACGGATTTCCCGGAGATCGCGGAGGTGGACCTCAATCCGGTGATCGCGTCACCGGACGGTGCGATCGCCGCGGACATCCGCATCCTGCTGACCACCGAGGAGGTGAAGGCACGGCGCACGTACAGCCGCGAGGAGATCCTCGTGTCGATGCGCCGGCTGATGGAACCCCGTTCGGTCGCCGTGATCGGCGCCTCCAACGAGCAGGGGAAGATCGGCAATTCGGTGATGCGCAACCTCGTCGACGGAGGTTTCACGGGCGAGATCCATCCGGTGAACCCCAGGGCCGATGACATTCTGGGCCGCAAGGCGTACAAGAGTGTCACCGACGTTCCCGGTGAGGTGGATGTGGCGGTCTTCGCGATCCCCGCCAAGTTCGTGGCATCGGCGCTGGAAGAGGTGGGGCGCAAGGGGATTCCCAATGCCGTGCTCATCCCGTCAGGGTTCGCCGAGACCGGCGAACAGGGGCTGCAGGACGAGATCGTGGCGATCGGCGAGCGGTACGGTGTGCGGCTGCTGGGCCCGAACATCTACGGCTACTACTCCACGTGGCAGGACCTCTGCGCCACCTTCTGCACACCGTACGACGTCAAGGGCGGGGTGGCGCTGACCTCCCAGTCCGGTGGCATCGGCATGGCGATCCTCGGTTTCGCCCGGTCGACGAAGACCGGTGTGTCGGCGATCGTCGGGCTCGGCAACAAGTCGGACATCGACGAGGACGACCTGCTGACGTGGTTCGGTGAGGACCCCAACACCCAGTGCATCGCCATGCATCTGGAGGACCTCAAGGACGGCCGCGCGTTCGTGGAGGCGGCGCGGGCGACCGTACCGAAGAAGCCGATCGTGGTCCTGAAGGCAGGGCGCACCACCGCGGGCGCGAAGGCGGCCGGTTCGCACACGGGCGCGCTGGCCGGCGACGACGCGGTGTACGACGACATCCTGCGGCAGGCGGGGGTGATCCGGGCGCCGGGGCTGAACGACATGCTCGAGTACGCGAGGGCGTTGCCGGTACTGCCGACACCCAAGGGCGACAACGTCGTCATCATCACCGGGGCGGGCGGTTCGGGCGTGCTGTTGTCGGACGCGA includes these proteins:
- a CDS encoding DUF2254 domain-containing protein, translating into MTGTYGTSGKSGTTDRTGLTPRVSQPRALASLRERLRDTFWFAPTVGLACAFALWWVLSEVDTKIVTYLKEEEAYEELGDLLSFAEDARLIVTTISAAMMTFIGVVFSISLVAVQMASGQLTPRVVRIFVRSRISKLTLTVFLATFAFSLLVLTSYEGGAAANPRRITSVPVLQSMLTLGMVGLSLLLFIAFVSSTLRLMQVGPVLDRITGEAVRALEHQPGGEHGEALLGPATAWVVYRERAGVVRDVNVARLVRAARRHGVVLRLIPRTGDFLVPGTPLLAVHGGAAPPSRALRHTVGVGVERTVHQDPAFGLRQLSDIALRALSPSVNDPTTAVQCLDRIVQFLSVAVRLPLGQLHHRDRRGAVRLVQEVPGWPDLVDLAFEEIRGHAAGSPQVTRRMLAGLDDLLLLAAEERRKPLLRHRALLVGAVERTVPEAAGRAFALDPDRQGIG
- the sucD gene encoding succinate--CoA ligase subunit alpha, whose translation is MAIFLTKESKVLVQGMTGAEGMKHTRRMLAAGTQIVGGVNPRKAGRTVDFDDRTVPVFGSVREGMDATGADVTVVFVPPPFARAAVIEAADAGIALAVVITEGIPVHDAVAFHAHARSRGTRILGPNCPGVISPGQSNAGIIPADIATKPGRIGLVSKSGTLTYQLMHELRETGFSSAVGIGGDPVIGTTHIDCLTAFENDPDTELIVLIGEIGGDAEERAAAHIAQHITKPVIGYIAGFTAPEGKTMGHAGAIVSGSSGTAAAKKLALEAAGVAVGATPTETARLVEERLRAT
- the sucC gene encoding ADP-forming succinate--CoA ligase subunit beta, producing MDLYEHQARQLFADHGISVPDAEVVDDPSEARAAAERLGGRVVVKAQVKTGGRGKAGGVKVAADPGAAVVTARQILGMDIKGHRVRTVMLAQPVDIEAEFYVSYVLDRASGTFLAIASAEGGMDIEEVAATRPEAVARIPVDPVEGVTAAKAAEIAEAAALPAATAPVLQALWQVLTQEDALLVEVNPLVRTADGRILALDGKVTLDDNAAFRQSRRGADAADPHGDPLEAAAAAKGLNYVKLDGEVGIIGNGAGLVMSTLDVVAGCGARPANFLDIGGGASARVMADGLTVILSDPSVKSVFVNVFGGITACDAVADGIVQALDSVHLTKPLVVRLDGNNAARGRAILDDRAHPLVQQVTTMDGAADRAARLALGGH
- a CDS encoding aldehyde dehydrogenase family protein gives rise to the protein MKPPAPSTLTLKPHTTWPEAWQRARAAAPEAFQDDHVRNLWAATWHQDGRTLPATSPVDNTPIVGPPRLDATTAQQAVRASLDQHRAWRHIPLPERRARVGAALDALAEHRELLALLLVWEIGKPWRLARADVDRAIDGVRWYADHMDRLLAARTPLPGPVSNIASWNYPMSVLVHAMLVQALAGNAVIAKTPTDGGVACLTLACALAAREGIPLTLVSGSGSELSAPLVRSPEIGCVSFVGGRDTGARIATAVADLGKRHILEQEGLNTWGIWNYSDWPSLTAVIPKLFDYGKQRCTAYPRFVVQRTLFADFLAAYLPAVRGLRTGHPLAVEHPTDPLPDLDFGPLINAAKAKELADQVAEAIDRGAVPLHHGSVADARFLPGQDTSAYLHPVTLLNPPSSSPLHHAEPFGPVDTIVLVDTEAELLAAMNASNGALVATLSTDDPATYERLAPQIRAFKTGHGKPRSRGDRDELFGGFGASWRGAFVGGELLVRAVTEGPAGERLPGNFPDHHLMP
- a CDS encoding acetate--CoA ligase family protein, which encodes MAGTVEEKEQLRVRALLDAVRSEGRSALTAPEGKVVADAYGIAVPGEELARDVEEAVAFAARLGGSVVLKIVSPDILHKTDAGGVVVGVSGAAEVRSAFRRIVENAQAYAPDARIDGVQVQQLVPPGQEVIIGAVTDPTFGKVVAFGLGGVLVEVLKDITFRLAPVTADEAQSMLDSIGAAEILRGVRGAPPVDRWALAEQIRRVSRLVTDFPEIAEVDLNPVIASPDGAIAADIRILLTTEEVKARRTYSREEILVSMRRLMEPRSVAVIGASNEQGKIGNSVMRNLVDGGFTGEIHPVNPRADDILGRKAYKSVTDVPGEVDVAVFAIPAKFVASALEEVGRKGIPNAVLIPSGFAETGEQGLQDEIVAIGERYGVRLLGPNIYGYYSTWQDLCATFCTPYDVKGGVALTSQSGGIGMAILGFARSTKTGVSAIVGLGNKSDIDEDDLLTWFGEDPNTQCIAMHLEDLKDGRAFVEAARATVPKKPIVVLKAGRTTAGAKAAGSHTGALAGDDAVYDDILRQAGVIRAPGLNDMLEYARALPVLPTPKGDNVVIITGAGGSGVLLSDAIVDNGLSLMEIPPDLDAAFKAFIPPFGAAGNPIDITGGEPPSTYEATIRLGMEDPRIHALVLGYWHTIVTPPMVFAELTARVVQEFRERGIEKPVVASLAGDTEVEEACQYLYEHGVVAYPYTTETPVAVLGAKYRWARAAGLLGGGR
- a CDS encoding thiamine pyrophosphate-binding protein — protein: MPEDSHDTQNLISGGHLVAKALKAEGVERIYTLCGGHIIDIYDGCVDEGIEVVDVRHEQVAAHAADGYARITGKPGCAVVTAGPGTTDAVTGVANAFRAESPMLLIGGQGAHTQHKMGSLQDLPHVDMMTPITKFAATVPDTARAADMVSMAFRECYHGAPGPSFLEIPRDVLDAKVPVDRARVPEAGQYRASTRAAGDPADIEKLADLLVHAEKPAILLGSQVWTTRATDSATELVRTLNIPAYMNGAGRGTLPPGDPHHFQLSRRYAFSNADLIVIVGTPFDFRMGYGKRLSQDATVVQIDLDYRTVGKNRDIDLGIVGDASLVLKAVTEAASGRLNGGSVKRKAWLDELRAAEQTAIDKRLPQLRSDASPIHPYRLVSEINDFLTEDSIYIGDGGDIVTFSGQVVQPRTPGHWMDPGPLGTLGVGVPFVLAAKQARPDKEVVALFGDGAFSLTGWDFETLVRYKLPFVGIVGNNSSMNQIRYGQKAKYGDERERVGNTLGDVHYDKFAQMLGGYGEEVRDPADIAPALQRARESGLPSLINVWVDPDAYAPGTMNQTMYK
- the frc gene encoding formyl-CoA transferase: MTKALEGVRVLDMTHVQSGPSATQLLAWLGADVVKLEAPSGDITRKQLRDLPDVDSLYFTMLNCNKRSITLNTKSERGKEILTELIRRSDVMVENFGPGAVDRMGFTWERIQEINPRIVYASIKGFGDGPYTNFKAYEVVAQAMGGSMSTTGFEDGPPLATGAQIGDSGTGVHAVAGILAALFQRENTGRGQRVNVAMQHAVLNLCRVKLRDQQRLAHGPLAEYPNAQDTAEADEVPRSGNASGGGQPGWAVKCAPGGPNDYVYVIVQPVGWKPLSALIGRPELAEDPEWASPESRLPKLGKMFQLIEEWSATLPKWEVLEQLNAHNIPCGPILSTKEIVEDESLAANEMVVRVDHPERGTFTTVGSPLKLSDSPVEILTSPLLGEHNAEVYVGELGLGDEELLLLKTNGVI